In Papaver somniferum cultivar HN1 chromosome 1, ASM357369v1, whole genome shotgun sequence, a genomic segment contains:
- the LOC113279072 gene encoding glutathione S-transferase-like, protein MAVLKVHGSPISTATQRVLVTIIEKGLEYDLLFVNLAEGEHKREPFISLNPFGQVPAFEDGDLKLFESRAITQYIAHDYASSGTPLISFEKMPVMVNWMEVEAHHFEPVASVLGWELVYKPMFGMTTDAAAVEENEAKLATVLDVYEKRLGQSKYLGGDEFTLADLHHLPYLNCLMGTPTKKIFESRPCVSAWSQDILARPSWAKVLDLQKH, encoded by the exons ATGGCTGTTCTCAAGGTCCATGGAAGTCCAATCTCAACTGCAACTCAAAGAGTTCTTGTTACCATCATCGAAAAAGGTCTTGAATATGACCTGCTTTTCGTTAACTTGGCTGAAGGTGAACACAAGAGAGAACCCTTCATCTCTCTCAAC CCATTTGGTCAAGTCCCAGCTTTTGAAGATGGAGATTTGAAGCTCTTCGAATCAAGGGCTATCACACAGTACATCGCACATGATTATGCAAGCAGCGGAACACCATTGATTTCATTCGAGAAGATGCCAGTAATGGTGAACTGGATGGAAGTCGAGGCACACCATTTTGAGCCAGTAGCATCAGTTTTGGGTTGGGAATTAGTTTACAAGCCAATGTTCGGTATGACTACAGATGCAGCTGCTGTTGAAGAAAATGAAGCTAAGCTAGCTACTGTCTTGGATGTGTATGAAAAAAGACTTGGCCAGTCCAAATATTTGGGTGGCGATGAGTTTACTTTAGCcgatcttcatcatcttccttatCTTAATTGTTTGATGGGTACACCAACTAAGAAGATTTTTGAATCTCGACCATGTGTTTCTGCTTGGTCTCAAGATATCTTGGCTAGACCTTCCTGGGCTAAAGTTCTTGATTTACAGAAACATTAG
- the LOC113279077 gene encoding probable histone H2A.1: protein MEGTAKVGKGGRKGGDRKKAVTKSAKAGLQFPVGRITRFLKKGRYAQRLGSGAPVYLAAVLEYLAAEVLELAGNAARDNKKSRIVPRHLLLAIRNDQELGKLLSGVTIASGGVLPNINSVLLPKKKDEAASTPKSPSKSSAAKSPKKK, encoded by the exons ATGGAAGGAACAGCAAAGGTTGGAAAGGGAGGAAGGAAAGGTGGTGATAGAAAGAAAGCAGTAACAAAATCAGCCAAAGCCGGACTTCAATTCCCAGTCGGAAGAATCACTCGTTTCTTGAAGAAAGGCCGTTATGCTCAAAGGCTCGGTTCCGGTGCTCCAGTTTACTTGGCTGCTGTTCTTGAGTACCTCGCTGCTGAG GTattggaattggctggaaatgctGCCAGAGACAACAAGAAATCAAGAATCGTCCCAAGACATTTGTTGTTAGCAATCAGGAATGACCAGGAATTGGGGAAATTGCTTTCTGGTGTTACTATTGCTAGTGGTGGTGTTCTTCCCAACATCAACTCTGTTCTGTTACCAAAGAAGAAGGATGAAGCTGCCAGTACTCCAAAATCTCCATCAAAATCAAGTGCTGCTAAATCTCCAAAGAAGAAGTAG